In the genome of Palaemon carinicauda isolate YSFRI2023 chromosome 13, ASM3689809v2, whole genome shotgun sequence, one region contains:
- the LOC137651623 gene encoding uncharacterized protein: MFSPLTSFLVSSGYRAQKKEETVASWACRLEELMSKIVLRDPSRMSEEHVSKMLHKKFWSGLQSLLITMSLRYQMDIGVSFENMLVSAWVIELEGSSSSKSIQFQQVSPPISKPQKKDFADVMKRMDALQTQVEALQKSLESGRGRVSATAWFGGPLPEDLLQVKIADGTILKYLGCIEVSLRFPDLDLSLDTLMLVVPNTEYHRQVAFLVGKNILSSATEDWIDNVVSVEPKTKDKSSMTSVDPPVANASDSSDDSDASQSGI, translated from the exons ATGTTCTCCCCATTGACGAGTTTCTTGGTCAGTTCTGGTTATCGGGCCCAGAAGAAAGAAGAGACCGTGGCATCGTGGGCTTGCCGACTCGAGGAATTGATGTCCAAGATCGTCCTTCGCGATCCATCCAGGATGTCTGAAGAGCATGTATCCAAGATGCTCCACAAGAAGTTCTGGTCTGGCTTGCAGTCCCTATTGATAACGATGTCCCTTCGTTACCAGATGGACATAGGTGTGTCCTTTGAGAACATGCTCGTTTCGGCGTGGGTCATAGAACTAGAAGGATCTTCCTCATCAAAGTCAATCCAGTTTCAGCAAGTGTCGCCGCCTATCTCCAAACCACAAAAGAAGGACTTTGCTGACGTCATGAAGAGGATGGACGCCTTGCAGACACAGGTCGAGGCCCTGCAGAAGTCCCTGGAGTCTGGACGAGGACGTG TTTCAGCAACAGCTTGGTTTGGAGGTCCACTCCCTGAAGATTTGCTTCAGGTGAAGATTGCTGATGGAACCATCCTCAAGTATCTCGGTTGCATTGAAGTCAGCCTTCGATTTCCGGACCTGGATCTTAGCCTCGATACCTTAATGCTCGTGGTTCCCAACACGGAATATCATCGTCAAGTAGCTTTTCTTGTGGGTAAGAACATATTGAGCAGCGCAACAGAGGACTGGATAGACAATGTTGTCTCAGTAGAGCCCAAAACGAAGGACAAATCATCTATGACCAGTGTTGATCCTCCCGTAGCCAATGCTAGTGACTCATCAGATGATTCTGATGCTTCACAGTCGGGCATATAA